A region of Streptomyces sp. R44 DNA encodes the following proteins:
- a CDS encoding D-Ala-D-Ala carboxypeptidase family metallohydrolase produces the protein MLRRTIRLTLSLVMVMAATLGGMLFTAASAQADECYTWGRTLSEGMSGSDVTQLQIRVAGHAAYGEVIAVDGAFGPATKAAVTRFQQAYGLPADGIAGSQTFSKIYALQDPDCTPAHFTYAELNKCNSDWSGGAVSAATAKANALQTMWKLEAMRHALGDVPLTVTSGFRSYACNSAVGGASNSRHLYGDAADLTGSPSLCTLAQRARYHGFGGIFGPGYPDHNDHTHVDGRTSRSWSAPNCGV, from the coding sequence ATGCTTCGGCGCACCATCCGACTCACCCTCTCACTTGTCATGGTCATGGCGGCAACGCTGGGTGGGATGCTGTTCACGGCCGCATCCGCCCAGGCCGACGAGTGCTACACCTGGGGCCGCACGCTGTCCGAGGGCATGTCGGGCTCCGACGTGACGCAGCTGCAGATCCGCGTGGCCGGACACGCGGCGTACGGCGAAGTCATCGCCGTCGACGGCGCATTCGGCCCGGCCACGAAGGCCGCGGTGACCCGATTCCAGCAGGCGTACGGGCTGCCCGCGGACGGCATCGCCGGTTCTCAGACGTTCAGCAAGATCTACGCCCTGCAGGACCCGGACTGCACCCCCGCCCACTTCACCTACGCCGAACTGAACAAGTGCAACTCCGACTGGTCCGGCGGCGCGGTCAGCGCCGCGACGGCCAAGGCCAACGCCCTGCAGACGATGTGGAAGCTGGAGGCCATGCGACACGCCCTGGGCGACGTGCCGCTGACCGTGACCAGCGGATTCCGTTCGTACGCCTGCAACAGCGCGGTGGGCGGCGCCTCGAACAGCCGGCACCTGTACGGTGATGCCGCCGACCTGACCGGCAGCCCGTCGTTGTGCACGCTGGCCCAGCGGGCCCGCTACCACGGCTTCGGCGGCATCTTCGGTCCCGGCTACCCCGACCACAACGACCACACGCACGTGGACGGACGCACCAGCCGATCCTGGTCCGCGCCCAACTGCGGCGTCTGA
- a CDS encoding ATP-grasp domain-containing protein yields MRVLVIGTNRVCHERLREQGHEMVLFVPRGRARREDAVGPYAHVVILDDEADTDMWAETAEVLHRRKPFDAVAAYNEHTYPIVGAVSERLGVPTTVDVALFQRVLDKARMRRILDEHAFPSCRFVFARGRRDVLAAIGKIGLPCMVKPVDTEASLGVSRIDTTEDIGAALRRVGPYHIERGVVVEEFLDGEEFSVEALSTGGRHHIIAVTRKFTDPVTFVSRGHVIPAPLTADGHAAVSAYVTEVLDAFGFHDCPSHTEVMVTEHGPRIIEMHNRIGGDAIMDLVRLSTGVDMYDMVARQSIGEDIGLLLPDEVVHERSAAAWYAAPSGSPTHTLLAVEGVERVRSLPHVREVTLLKEPGSRQPVVRNNFDRSGRVLAVGDSPRQALERAREATGMLRFVYGWSSVDV; encoded by the coding sequence ATGCGAGTTCTCGTGATCGGCACCAACAGGGTGTGCCACGAACGGCTGCGTGAGCAGGGCCACGAGATGGTGCTCTTCGTCCCCCGTGGCAGGGCCCGACGTGAGGACGCGGTCGGCCCGTACGCCCATGTGGTGATCCTCGACGACGAAGCCGACACGGACATGTGGGCCGAGACCGCCGAAGTCCTGCACCGTCGGAAACCCTTCGACGCCGTGGCCGCGTACAACGAGCACACCTACCCCATCGTGGGCGCCGTCAGCGAGCGGCTGGGCGTGCCCACCACGGTCGACGTCGCGCTGTTCCAGCGGGTCCTGGACAAGGCCCGGATGAGGCGGATCCTCGACGAGCACGCGTTCCCCAGCTGCCGCTTCGTCTTCGCTCGCGGCCGCCGGGACGTGCTCGCGGCCATCGGGAAGATCGGCCTGCCCTGCATGGTCAAACCCGTGGACACCGAGGCCAGCCTGGGTGTGTCCCGCATCGACACCACGGAGGACATCGGGGCGGCGCTGCGCCGGGTCGGCCCGTACCACATCGAGAGGGGGGTGGTGGTCGAGGAGTTCCTCGATGGTGAGGAGTTCAGTGTCGAGGCCCTTTCCACGGGCGGCCGCCACCACATCATCGCGGTCACCCGTAAGTTCACCGATCCCGTGACCTTCGTCTCCCGGGGCCACGTGATCCCCGCGCCGCTGACGGCGGACGGCCACGCAGCCGTCTCGGCGTACGTCACCGAGGTCCTCGACGCGTTCGGCTTCCACGACTGTCCCTCGCACACCGAGGTCATGGTGACCGAGCACGGCCCACGGATCATCGAGATGCACAACCGGATCGGCGGCGACGCGATCATGGACCTCGTCCGCCTCTCCACCGGAGTGGACATGTACGACATGGTGGCACGCCAGAGCATCGGCGAGGACATCGGCCTGCTGCTGCCCGACGAGGTCGTCCACGAGCGCAGCGCCGCGGCCTGGTACGCGGCACCCTCCGGCTCCCCGACGCACACCCTCCTCGCGGTCGAGGGCGTCGAGCGGGTCCGCAGCCTCCCCCACGTCCGAGAGGTCACGCTTCTGAAGGAACCGGGCAGTCGGCAACCCGTCGTACGAAACAACTTCGACCGCTCCGGCCGGGTCCTCGCCGTCGGCGACTCACCGCGGCAGGCGCTCGAGCGTGCCCGCGAGGCAACCGGCATGCTGCGCTTCGTCTACGGCTGGAGTTCCGTGGACGTCTGA
- a CDS encoding 1-aminocyclopropane-1-carboxylate deaminase/D-cysteine desulfhydrase encodes MPPPLLHTRCPELAGSLPFLRLGEGPTPVRRLSGLGRHSELWVKDEGGYGDGGWGGNKVRKLEWLLPEARRRGARTILTVGGLGTNWGLATASYARERGFGVALGLIDHPVDEHVRAQLERLRASGATLHVLHTKARLVLAAPWLFARHIHGLTPPYYLPAGGSSPLGALGAVEIALELGAQVEAGELPEPTWLVTAVGSGGTAAGLALGVRLAGLRTRVLGVVVNDTLRLDSATLLKLARRSTALLRARGADLPGIETAPDAIRTETAWLGDGYAHPTAAGDRALALASAEAGLSLERTYTAKALAALLDLEAAGQLDGGPVVFLQTHGPR; translated from the coding sequence ATGCCACCGCCGCTGCTGCACACCCGCTGCCCCGAACTGGCCGGCTCGCTGCCCTTCCTCCGGCTGGGCGAGGGCCCCACGCCGGTCCGGCGACTGTCCGGCCTGGGCAGGCACTCCGAGCTGTGGGTCAAGGACGAGGGCGGATACGGCGACGGCGGCTGGGGCGGCAACAAGGTCCGCAAGCTGGAGTGGCTGCTGCCGGAAGCCCGGCGACGCGGCGCGAGGACCATCCTCACGGTCGGCGGCCTCGGCACCAACTGGGGCCTCGCCACCGCCTCGTACGCGCGGGAGAGGGGGTTCGGGGTGGCCCTGGGCCTGATCGACCACCCCGTCGACGAGCACGTGCGGGCCCAGCTGGAACGGCTGCGCGCATCCGGCGCGACGCTGCACGTCCTGCACACCAAGGCGAGGCTGGTCCTGGCCGCGCCCTGGCTCTTCGCCCGGCACATCCACGGCCTCACTCCGCCGTACTACCTCCCGGCGGGCGGCTCCTCGCCGCTGGGCGCGCTCGGTGCCGTCGAGATCGCCCTGGAGCTGGGTGCCCAGGTCGAGGCCGGGGAGCTGCCGGAGCCGACCTGGCTCGTCACCGCCGTCGGATCCGGCGGTACGGCCGCGGGGCTCGCCCTCGGAGTGCGGCTCGCCGGGCTGCGCACCCGCGTCCTCGGCGTCGTGGTCAACGACACCCTGCGGCTGGACTCCGCCACGCTCCTCAAACTGGCCCGCCGCTCCACTGCCCTGCTCAGGGCCCGGGGCGCCGATCTGCCCGGCATCGAGACCGCCCCCGACGCGATCCGCACGGAGACGGCCTGGCTGGGGGACGGCTACGCGCACCCCACCGCAGCCGGCGACCGCGCCCTCGCCCTCGCCTCGGCGGAGGCCGGCCTGAGCCTGGAACGCACGTACACCGCCAAGGCGCTCGCGGCCCTGCTCGACCTCGAAGCGGCGGGGCAGCTGGACGGCGGCCCGGTGGTCTTCCTGCAGACCCACGGCCCGCGATGA
- a CDS encoding NB-ARC domain-containing protein: MTLRAAGLFALAVTSPVVVTLPGLATNQASSQERWPGPLDVLREYPWAAGALLTVVGVLLSLLLQRLTSRWTPTGPPVPAVPPVPEWVVARSESRDVIKALCRRAQGTIGITTALRGAGGFGKTTLAEMACADPKVRRRFRGRIFVVTIGREVRGREALAAKVAEVTRFVTGDTTTFDDPGLAGAHLGRLLDEQPRTLLVLDDVWEGEQLEPFLHGGRDVVRLVTTRVPKALPGDAHHVRVDAMSDDQARAALTWGLPELPRATTELILAVTGGWPLLLRLANRLIAADLETGADPADATRDVLERLRAHGPVGVDPTVPLDVDDPKERRKAVRATVEAATRLLTPEDTRRFIELGVFAEDESIPVALVARLWHGEHDGSRARELIRTLANLSLLTLHSEGSGSISLHDVVRDYLQRQLTDGQLSLVHDKLTRAMALGLAPAEPLVVDDPSPETSWWETPYGYALDHLITHLIAADRSELARTVAQDLRWIERRLYQRGPVAPYSDLAQLGTREAAQRVRELSRVAHLLTPTNPEHALKHVLHSRLGHRSAWRGQIAALARDRTGPGLAQRWEPPDLTDGLLRSSLVHPGPVTALAVAPDDGWLVGGCADGSLHVWETRAWRRLATVRAHTDRVAAISVASDGSWLVTGSADGTAKKWETATWTCAETFSGHDKAVTALALSPDDSLLVTGSTDRTLRVWNPNDGSCSAKLKHHAGPIKGISFHPDGSHFFSTCQGEVVRWETGTSRRTTPVSTEDVHVGPVAVARHRGVVLSTSSGLYLVSRPTHRAVPALDGENAQRIVDAGPVTALAVSDGGDLIAIAGPTGATRIQPLGSGSQLVATGHLGAVNDVAFAHSGSWFMTAGSDGTVRTWDLRRERPRTVPSEGGGGAFTRSALRASVSAGGEHLVVLSTVGHLSVRRSPVEPGAGRATELPLYDRYEPFRHGYEPFAALSPDGTLIAACEEGTWTTPGNGSAHIRLFDTSGERLHRYQWYEATITALAVTPDRTIAAGTADGRVMFWAPGAPEDTSLAVAGHRGKVTTAASAPDGSWIVTGGADAQIKVWDVASRKPRRTARHPAAVTSTAIASDGTWLASGDLHGTICVLDVTRGTVTGTFRTASSPVKSIAISPDGVWISVVSSPRTIEVWHRATRRRVTMMRTEAPLLTCSWTGGNDLGMVACSTRGLHGFTFLPPPTA; the protein is encoded by the coding sequence ATGACGCTGCGGGCAGCGGGGCTGTTCGCCCTGGCCGTGACGAGCCCCGTGGTGGTCACGCTGCCGGGTCTGGCGACCAACCAGGCTTCCTCGCAGGAGCGTTGGCCGGGGCCGCTGGACGTGCTGAGGGAGTATCCCTGGGCCGCGGGAGCGCTGCTCACCGTGGTCGGGGTGCTGCTCAGCCTCCTGCTCCAGCGCCTGACGAGCCGGTGGACCCCGACCGGGCCGCCGGTACCGGCGGTGCCGCCCGTACCGGAGTGGGTGGTCGCGCGCTCGGAGTCCCGCGATGTGATCAAGGCGTTGTGCCGGCGGGCGCAAGGGACGATCGGCATCACCACTGCTCTGCGGGGAGCCGGTGGCTTCGGGAAGACGACGCTGGCCGAGATGGCGTGCGCGGACCCCAAGGTCCGCAGACGGTTCCGGGGACGGATCTTCGTCGTGACGATCGGGCGCGAGGTGCGCGGTCGTGAGGCCCTGGCTGCCAAGGTCGCCGAGGTCACCAGGTTCGTCACCGGGGACACCACCACGTTCGACGACCCCGGACTGGCCGGGGCCCACCTGGGCCGGCTCCTGGACGAGCAGCCGCGGACCCTGCTGGTGCTGGACGATGTCTGGGAAGGGGAACAGCTCGAGCCGTTCCTGCACGGTGGACGCGACGTCGTACGCCTGGTCACGACCCGCGTCCCCAAAGCGCTGCCCGGCGACGCCCATCACGTACGGGTCGACGCCATGTCCGACGACCAAGCCCGCGCAGCGCTGACCTGGGGACTCCCGGAACTGCCCCGGGCCACGACCGAGCTGATCCTCGCCGTGACGGGAGGATGGCCCCTCCTGCTCCGCCTGGCCAATCGTCTCATCGCCGCCGACCTGGAGACGGGGGCCGACCCTGCGGACGCGACACGCGACGTGCTGGAGCGGCTGCGGGCGCACGGTCCGGTCGGCGTCGATCCGACGGTGCCGCTCGATGTCGACGACCCCAAGGAGCGGCGCAAGGCCGTCCGGGCGACCGTGGAGGCTGCCACGCGTCTGCTCACTCCCGAGGACACACGGCGTTTCATCGAACTGGGCGTGTTCGCCGAGGACGAAAGCATCCCGGTCGCACTGGTAGCTCGCCTCTGGCACGGGGAGCACGACGGGAGCCGCGCCCGTGAGCTGATCCGCACGCTGGCGAACCTGTCCCTGCTGACACTGCACAGCGAAGGCAGTGGATCCATCTCGCTGCACGACGTCGTCCGTGACTACCTGCAGCGACAACTGACCGACGGACAACTGAGCCTCGTGCACGACAAGCTCACGCGCGCCATGGCCCTTGGCCTGGCGCCGGCCGAACCGCTGGTGGTGGATGATCCCTCGCCCGAGACGAGCTGGTGGGAAACCCCGTACGGCTACGCGCTCGATCACTTGATCACACACCTGATCGCTGCCGACCGCTCCGAACTGGCCCGCACGGTCGCCCAGGACCTGCGGTGGATCGAACGCCGGTTGTACCAGCGCGGCCCGGTGGCGCCGTACAGCGACCTCGCCCAGCTGGGCACCCGCGAGGCAGCACAACGTGTCCGGGAGCTGTCCCGCGTCGCGCACCTGCTCACACCCACCAACCCCGAGCACGCGCTGAAGCACGTCCTCCACAGCAGGCTCGGACATCGCTCGGCCTGGCGTGGTCAGATCGCCGCGCTGGCCCGCGACCGGACGGGACCGGGGCTTGCGCAACGGTGGGAGCCACCGGACCTGACCGACGGCCTCCTGCGCAGCTCGCTGGTCCACCCCGGTCCTGTCACCGCACTCGCCGTGGCCCCCGATGACGGGTGGCTGGTCGGCGGCTGTGCGGACGGCAGCCTCCACGTGTGGGAGACACGTGCCTGGCGTCGTCTGGCCACGGTGCGGGCGCACACGGACCGGGTGGCTGCCATCTCCGTAGCGTCGGACGGCTCCTGGCTGGTGACGGGGAGCGCGGACGGGACCGCGAAGAAGTGGGAGACGGCGACCTGGACGTGCGCGGAAACCTTCTCCGGCCACGACAAGGCGGTGACCGCACTCGCGCTCTCCCCCGACGACAGTCTGCTGGTCACCGGCAGCACGGATCGCACGCTCAGAGTCTGGAACCCGAATGACGGCTCCTGCAGCGCAAAGCTCAAGCACCACGCGGGGCCGATCAAGGGGATCTCCTTCCACCCGGACGGCTCACACTTCTTCTCCACCTGCCAAGGAGAAGTGGTGCGGTGGGAGACCGGCACGTCCCGGCGCACCACCCCCGTCTCCACCGAAGACGTCCATGTCGGCCCTGTCGCCGTGGCCCGTCATCGTGGGGTCGTCCTGTCCACGAGCAGCGGACTGTACTTGGTGAGCCGTCCCACCCATCGCGCAGTGCCGGCGTTGGACGGCGAAAACGCACAACGCATCGTGGATGCCGGGCCGGTGACCGCTCTCGCCGTTTCCGACGGTGGCGACCTCATCGCCATCGCGGGCCCTACCGGCGCGACTCGGATCCAGCCCCTCGGCAGCGGCTCCCAGCTCGTCGCAACCGGGCACCTGGGGGCGGTGAACGACGTGGCCTTCGCCCATTCGGGGTCCTGGTTCATGACCGCGGGGTCCGACGGGACGGTCAGGACGTGGGACCTACGGCGCGAGAGACCGCGCACCGTGCCGTCGGAGGGCGGTGGGGGCGCTTTTACGCGATCCGCCCTCAGGGCCTCCGTATCCGCAGGCGGTGAACACCTCGTAGTCCTCAGCACAGTCGGTCACCTTTCGGTGCGGAGATCTCCCGTGGAGCCGGGAGCCGGCCGGGCGACGGAGCTGCCGCTCTACGATCGGTACGAGCCCTTCCGTCACGGCTACGAACCGTTCGCGGCCCTGTCTCCAGATGGCACGCTCATCGCCGCGTGTGAGGAGGGGACGTGGACGACCCCGGGCAACGGCAGCGCTCACATACGGTTGTTCGACACGTCAGGAGAGCGGCTGCACCGGTACCAGTGGTACGAAGCGACGATCACCGCCCTCGCCGTGACCCCCGACCGCACGATCGCCGCGGGTACCGCGGACGGGAGGGTCATGTTCTGGGCGCCCGGAGCTCCGGAGGACACGTCTCTGGCCGTGGCCGGTCACCGGGGGAAGGTGACCACTGCGGCCTCGGCACCGGACGGCAGCTGGATCGTGACAGGCGGTGCTGACGCACAGATCAAGGTCTGGGACGTCGCATCTCGAAAGCCGCGCAGGACCGCCCGGCACCCGGCCGCGGTGACGAGCACGGCGATCGCCTCGGACGGCACCTGGCTCGCCAGCGGAGACCTGCACGGGACCATCTGCGTCCTGGACGTGACCCGGGGCACCGTCACGGGAACCTTCCGCACCGCTTCGAGCCCGGTGAAGAGCATCGCCATCTCTCCCGACGGGGTGTGGATCAGCGTCGTGTCCTCGCCACGAACCATCGAGGTCTGGCACAGGGCAACACGCAGACGAGTAACGATGATGCGTACGGAGGCACCGTTGCTCACCTGCTCCTGGACCGGCGGCAACGATCTCGGCATGGTCGCCTGCAGCACGCGGGGTCTGCACGGCTTCACCTTCCTTCCCCCGCCGACCGCATAG
- a CDS encoding peptidoglycan recognition protein → MTPHLRFRRTARIVAATAVTLATLGLTSPVAPAAQIPAGVRSIALHGADPAQRALSARSTTPFSMLGVTWADPRAELGGTAQVRTRDSVTGVWSGWRELELDMRTPEVGTAAETGRARAGTQPLWTGPSDGVQVRVTGQHGKLSKLPAGLRVELVDPEAVADSATPFAATSATTTATATASTAPQPAVIPRSGWNADESLVKDPPTYTTDTKVVFAHHTAGTNDYTCDQSPAIIRAIFLYHVQSQGWNDIGYQFLVDKCGTVFEGRAGGIDKPVLGAQTYGFNTDTTGVAVLGNYNDAISSQPVLDAVAGVAAWKLGLYGYDAAGTVVLAAAADNGKYTKGQKVTLNRISGHRDGYPTECPGNHLYADLSVIRTLASAAQTG, encoded by the coding sequence GTGACCCCGCACCTCCGTTTCCGTCGTACGGCCAGGATCGTGGCGGCCACCGCCGTCACTCTTGCGACCCTCGGTCTCACCTCCCCGGTGGCGCCGGCGGCGCAGATTCCGGCCGGAGTGCGGAGCATCGCGCTGCACGGTGCCGACCCCGCCCAGCGCGCGCTGTCCGCTCGGAGCACCACGCCGTTCAGCATGCTCGGCGTCACCTGGGCCGACCCGCGCGCTGAGCTCGGCGGAACGGCGCAGGTCCGTACCCGCGACAGCGTCACCGGTGTCTGGTCCGGCTGGCGTGAGCTCGAACTCGACATGCGTACGCCCGAGGTGGGGACCGCCGCCGAAACCGGCAGGGCGCGTGCCGGAACCCAGCCGCTGTGGACCGGTCCGTCCGACGGTGTCCAGGTCCGGGTGACCGGGCAACACGGAAAGCTGTCGAAACTGCCCGCCGGGCTGCGGGTGGAGCTTGTGGACCCGGAGGCGGTCGCGGACTCGGCCACGCCGTTCGCCGCCACAAGCGCTACGACGACGGCCACGGCCACGGCGAGCACGGCTCCGCAGCCCGCTGTCATCCCGCGTTCCGGCTGGAATGCCGACGAGTCGCTGGTGAAGGACCCGCCGACGTACACCACCGACACCAAGGTGGTGTTCGCCCACCACACTGCCGGCACCAACGACTACACCTGCGACCAGTCCCCGGCCATCATCCGCGCGATCTTCCTGTACCACGTGCAGAGCCAGGGCTGGAACGACATCGGCTACCAGTTCCTCGTCGACAAGTGCGGCACCGTCTTCGAGGGTCGCGCGGGCGGCATCGACAAGCCGGTCCTCGGCGCGCAGACCTATGGCTTCAACACGGACACCACCGGCGTTGCCGTCCTCGGCAACTACAACGACGCGATCTCCTCGCAGCCCGTGCTCGACGCGGTGGCCGGGGTCGCCGCCTGGAAGCTCGGTCTGTACGGCTACGACGCCGCCGGCACCGTCGTCCTCGCCGCGGCCGCCGACAACGGCAAGTACACCAAGGGCCAGAAGGTCACCCTGAACCGGATCTCGGGCCATCGCGACGGCTACCCGACCGAGTGCCCCGGCAACCATCTGTATGCCGACCTGTCCGTCATCCGCACACTCGCCTCGGCGGCGCAGACGGGCTGA
- a CDS encoding FCD domain-containing protein gives MEPRSYSSSRACGRPAMWAYAPGCARSNTCWWRGRIEEGALARAWREHRAIYEAVAARQPELAQARATVRVAEVEQWLRGTLDAVESERT, from the coding sequence ATCGAGCCGAGATCGTACTCGTCGAGCAGGGCGTGCGGACGGCCGGCGATGTGGGCGTACGCCCCGGGGTGCGCGAGGTCCAACACCTGCTGGTGGCGCGGACGGATCGAGGAGGGCGCCCTGGCCCGGGCCTGGCGGGAGCACCGGGCGATCTACGAGGCCGTCGCCGCCCGGCAGCCCGAACTCGCCCAGGCCAGGGCGACGGTGCGCGTCGCCGAGGTCGAGCAGTGGCTGCGGGGAACGCTTGACGCGGTGGAGTCCGAGCGCACCTGA
- a CDS encoding RICIN domain-containing protein, with protein sequence MSAARRRFRGALLATALIAAVGTASSTAPASATTTATTYTVSVGSVGSYAYPTDTPAATYIDKDGTFYFQQSAALYGANDPRYWEFYTGKDLESATRSPISDAVNPANSSDRNNDTTWRCNNGPTGVESTSAPAGSGYSQKNFCDLVGTWVDPDTGDWYGLVHNEFTPQPFGDGLHYDAIDYARSTDQGRTWTILGHAITSAYSTARGDNAAFPNQTYHYGNGDPRLFVDTASGYFYVYYGSRVIPKGGVGGGNGGLAHVARAPISGKMASGSWQKWYDGAWTQPGVGGRESNMVPATTSNPNGYTPVADDYDPANTGTVDQQVAAGQLPAKSDLFIMNIAYDAHLGLYIGEPEVVSGTAPQRFYVTDDLATQKWRLIGDSGGYTSGSWYRWFLDDVNRTDSTIVGKTFRSYCSIACATSSGEYANITVDTDTPAIPVDTSKTYRIGSAGGRVLAQVPGGSATTSVASATGSALESWTFLAHGDGSYRIVNSATGQLLGVDSTATANRAWGTRPTVTAAGSGGASAGQQWWIVPSTSNPGTFRLVNRYSGLVIGMSATTGRLAETTPGRSWTDSTGSAVGGGRTAAEQTLSFTQTGSAPETIVFNGPGDQSGTAGAAVSLQLTAMDSAGKPLTFSANGLPAGLSISSSGLITGTPTTAATSQVTVTASSGTATGQVAFTWTINPDFSGTHRLITGGKALDNGNSMTAGRQLTTVTAGNKSNQKWKFVRQSDGSYELVNVRSGMCADVNGGSTAGGAAIIQWQCSGDSNQRWNVRQLPDGSVTVTSVRSGLLLTTASTASGALVTQQPDTGSALQRWSIN encoded by the coding sequence GTGTCAGCCGCTCGAAGAAGGTTCCGTGGCGCTCTGCTCGCCACCGCCCTCATCGCCGCCGTCGGGACGGCGTCGTCGACCGCGCCCGCGTCGGCCACGACCACCGCCACCACCTACACGGTGTCCGTCGGATCGGTCGGAAGCTACGCGTACCCCACGGACACCCCGGCCGCGACGTACATCGACAAGGACGGAACGTTCTACTTCCAGCAGTCCGCCGCCCTCTACGGCGCGAACGACCCCCGGTACTGGGAGTTCTACACCGGCAAGGACCTGGAATCCGCCACCAGGTCGCCGATCAGCGACGCCGTGAACCCGGCGAACAGCTCCGACCGGAACAACGACACCACCTGGCGCTGCAACAACGGCCCCACCGGCGTGGAGTCCACCTCCGCGCCCGCCGGCTCCGGCTACTCGCAGAAGAACTTCTGCGACCTCGTCGGCACCTGGGTCGATCCCGACACCGGCGACTGGTACGGCCTGGTGCACAACGAGTTCACACCGCAGCCCTTCGGCGACGGACTGCACTACGACGCCATCGACTACGCCAGATCCACCGACCAGGGCCGGACGTGGACCATCCTGGGCCACGCGATCACCTCGGCGTACAGCACCGCCCGCGGCGACAACGCGGCCTTCCCGAACCAGACGTACCACTACGGCAACGGCGATCCCCGCCTGTTCGTGGACACCGCCTCGGGCTACTTCTACGTCTACTACGGCTCCCGCGTCATCCCCAAGGGCGGAGTCGGCGGCGGCAACGGCGGCCTCGCGCACGTCGCGCGCGCCCCGATCTCCGGCAAGATGGCGAGCGGCTCCTGGCAGAAGTGGTACGACGGCGCCTGGACGCAGCCCGGCGTCGGCGGCAGGGAAAGCAACATGGTGCCGGCCACCACGAGCAACCCCAACGGCTACACGCCGGTCGCCGACGACTACGACCCCGCCAACACGGGCACCGTCGACCAGCAGGTCGCGGCAGGGCAACTCCCTGCCAAATCGGATCTGTTCATCATGAACATCGCCTACGACGCCCACCTCGGCCTGTACATCGGCGAGCCCGAGGTCGTCTCCGGCACGGCGCCGCAGCGCTTCTACGTCACCGACGACCTCGCCACCCAGAAGTGGCGCCTGATCGGAGACAGCGGCGGCTACACATCGGGCTCCTGGTACCGCTGGTTCCTGGACGACGTCAACCGCACCGACTCGACGATCGTCGGCAAGACCTTCCGGTCGTACTGTTCGATCGCCTGCGCCACGTCGAGCGGCGAGTACGCGAACATCACCGTCGACACGGACACGCCCGCCATCCCGGTCGACACCTCGAAGACCTACCGGATCGGCAGCGCCGGCGGCCGGGTCCTCGCCCAGGTCCCGGGTGGTTCGGCGACCACCTCGGTGGCCTCCGCCACCGGCTCCGCCCTGGAGTCCTGGACGTTCCTGGCCCACGGCGACGGCTCGTACCGGATCGTCAACTCGGCGACCGGCCAACTCCTCGGCGTCGACTCGACCGCCACCGCCAACCGGGCCTGGGGCACCCGCCCCACCGTCACCGCGGCCGGCAGCGGCGGCGCGAGCGCCGGACAGCAGTGGTGGATCGTCCCCAGCACCTCGAACCCGGGGACCTTCCGGCTTGTCAACCGCTACAGCGGACTGGTGATCGGCATGTCCGCGACCACCGGCCGCCTCGCCGAGACCACGCCCGGCCGCTCGTGGACGGACAGCACCGGGAGCGCGGTCGGCGGCGGACGCACGGCCGCCGAGCAGACCCTCTCCTTCACCCAGACCGGCTCGGCCCCCGAGACGATCGTCTTCAACGGCCCGGGTGACCAGTCCGGTACGGCGGGGGCGGCGGTCTCCCTGCAGCTGACCGCCATGGACAGCGCCGGCAAGCCGCTGACCTTCTCGGCGAACGGCCTTCCGGCGGGCCTGTCGATCAGCTCCTCGGGCCTCATCACGGGAACACCGACCACCGCGGCGACTTCTCAGGTCACGGTCACCGCGTCGTCGGGAACCGCCACCGGCCAGGTCGCCTTCACGTGGACGATCAACCCCGACTTCAGCGGAACCCACCGCCTGATCACCGGGGGCAAGGCGCTCGACAACGGCAACAGCATGACCGCGGGACGCCAGCTCACCACGGTGACCGCGGGCAACAAGAGCAACCAGAAGTGGAAGTTCGTCCGGCAGTCCGACGGCTCCTACGAGCTCGTCAACGTCAGGTCGGGCATGTGCGCCGACGTCAACGGCGGCTCCACCGCCGGCGGCGCCGCGATCATCCAGTGGCAGTGCAGCGGAGACAGCAACCAGCGGTGGAACGTCCGGCAGCTGCCGGACGGCTCCGTCACGGTCACCTCGGTCCGCAGCGGCCTCCTGCTCACCACGGCCTCCACGGCGAGTGGCGCACTCGTGACCCAGCAACCGGACACCGGCTCGGCCCTGCAGCGGTGGTCGATCAACTGA